The DNA region ctagccattatgctagttaacggttacatcttgctgccagctaagtcacttaacagtagtatttgtacagtctatgaatgaaatacaacttatctgaggTGTtcaatcctctgactcatgatattttcatcggcaagggggaagctcaaataagacctgttgctggcgcccgtggctgtgaattggtctaatgtcactaacgcgactgatgtgtttgtagtcgttgaaaacacgatctttcacaatgttgtaattcactagttatgacatacttttcaaatgtctttacatgaaaaattttcattaaaattgacaaacatcatatgggtaattcaaggcacaagacaatcgggaccagaaaataatttatctttctccattgactgccattaaaaaaaaatccaaagataggtcccatggaggcaaacggaaggggcgggacttcggctctctattaagtggcaggttaccgattgacgtaaggtacagaaggagagctcgtgccctcactaagctcgtgcatgagctgagagtggaacagccaccaatcagcatgaggaaaactatgggaaaacggcaccggacatgatgtatttctggaaaatggcgacgaggaagtgctttgctaatcggcgaagctaatcagtcaaatcctgaccccctggcgCTGGCTTTGTCCCAGGTAGCAAGCTGACGTTGGGATTGGTTGGCTAGGTTGGGTTGACCTATgcaacgttgggccaacgttggcagAGTTGGCCATTTTTTGCTGACCTATGCAACGTAGGcccaacgttgggccaacgttggcagatttggccatttttgctgaCCTATGCAACGTATGCccccgtttctttttttttattaaggggGTGGAGGTGAGATGCTTGAACCCTCAAGTTAGATCAGCCAAGAGAAGCAGGCTCGGAAATGAGTCTGTGCAagtgtgttatttttttcattgctcTTTGGCTCAAATGTTTCTTTAGACATGAAAGGGTGTGCTTTGCCTTTCACCTGAAGGTGTTTTATGCTGAGTTTTCAGTGGCTTTTGTATACTCTGAATTCTATGCTGAACCTATACACACATAGAATGGTTGATTTTTGTGAAACACCTTGAGCAAATTGTCCCTGTTTATAGCAGTAGGTTATATAAAATAACTCTGAAATTTAAATGAACCATATCATCATAATACCCTGCCAACCAAAAACCAACCTATCCACCgatgggccaacgttggcccaccGGACAAAATTacgttggcccaacgtcagCACCCAACGTTGGGCCAACACAACTTctgacgttgggccaacgttggcccaacgtcagCTTGCTACCTGGGGTAGGACTATCAGCTCAAACTCATTAACTCATGAAAGCAAGTCTACCCTTCCCACAGCCTCtgactgtaataataataataaaaaagtgtgATGTTATTTGCTATGTGAGGACGACAAGCCTGACATGGAGGCTCTCGAGTTGAGGCTGCGGGAGAGTGAGGTGGACTCCGAGCGGGTACTGGGGGATCAAGTGGAGGCTAACCGGCTCCTGAGACAACAACTTGACGACCTTCAAACGAGACTggatgagaaagagaagcaACTTATTGAAGCAAACGAGGTAGGTTACATTGCAGTCTATGAAATACCTTTTCACCATCAAACACAGAGTGATGGGTTACTGTATATTAATTCTACTGTTTAAGTAGACGGTGTGAAGTTTGCAGTATCTTGCACTAGATGCATCTTCTCTATCAGGTTGTGACACCTAAATGAACACCTCAGTTTTGCCTCAGGATTTCCGTATACAGTAGGATATAACTGACACGTTTCCCAACAGATCATCAGGGCCCTGAGGGATGAGGTGCAGATACTGCATCAACAGCTCGTGCACCAGACCCCACATCAACAGCTGGAACACCAGACCCCACATCAACAACTGGAACAGCAGACTCCACATCAACAGCTGGAACACCAGACCCCACATCAACAACTGGAACAGCAGACTCCACATCAACAGCTGGAGCAGCAGACCCCACATCAACAGCTCGTGCACCAGACCCCACATCAACAGCTGGAACAGCAGACCCCACATCAACAGCTCGTGCACCAGACCCCACATCAACAGCTGGAACAGCAGACCCCACATCAACAGCTGGAACACCAGACTCCACATCAACAGCTGGAGCACCAGACTCCACATCAACAGCTGGAGCACCAGACCCCACACCAACAGCTGGAACACCAGACCCCACACCAACAGCTGGAACACCAGACCCCACACCAACAGCTGGAACAGCAGAGAAGGTACCCACTGAATCCTGTTTTCCCATCATCCAGTTGGATCCATACAATTATATAAACATattatagaccctttcaacaagaaaaacaaaaacaatgcttgaaCGTTGTATTTTGTTCCCAAAGTAGTTTCGCTGCTTTAGGATAACATATGGAATGTTAAAACAGAAACCTTTTGGGACTAACTACGATActgataatggaactctctTGAAGCGGTATATATCAGGCTGTGTTCAAATTCGTAAACATAGCAGGCAAATGTTTGTAATGAGTTTGAGGAGGAAGTTctctgcaaacatacacacatggttGAAGGGTTACCATTACAATTGAAGGTTCGCACGACATTCTTCAAAGACCATTATTCAGAGAAAACATAATATTCCCCCTGACCGTACGGGACTGTTTgctgaacttgaacgcacctcagagATTGTACCCACTATGCGCTGTTCTCCAGCATCCTCATTTTCTGCCGTTTTTTTTTACAGGCTGAAGCTCACCCATCCAAGCACAGCCGCTCTCTCGGCACCAAGGACGAGAGCGCCAAATAGATTTGTGACCTTCAGAGTTTGTCTCCTCCCTGATCCTCATATGCATATGTCCCGTCAAAAGGGTACGTTTTTCTTGACATTTAATTACTGCGGCTTTTTGTCGCCCTAACAAGACCGTGTTGCGCAAACCACTTCACTGTCAGGATTTTGATTTGCAGTTTGTGTTGTAGGGAAGGTTTTCAGGAAAATCAAGGTGCCGCTGGACTTGTCTGCCAAGGAGTTCCAGGATGTCATCAGAGGTGCTTTCCCCAAACTGGGCAACAACAATTTCCAATTTGTGAAGGTAGATGTCCTCAGAAGAATTAAAGCGCTTCAGGTTTCTCCAGTGACCCCATCTGTGCTGAAAAGCAGCGGAGAGCTCAGGCGCTCAGCCCTGTACATTCTCCCAAAggtactgtacattacattgGCCATACTGTGCTGTATATATTgatcttatatatatatataatatttatatatatatatatatatatatatatatatatatatatttattccactgctcggttgagttccccattgtcctgcgttctataagggtgtgcattaactttagatatacgcacggctatgaagtagttccattgtttttgaccgtatcacacttgaatattaattcgccaaacttgttgtgaagtttaaatgcactgtcacgttacatacaagctgtaaaatacagacgttcagatcatagtaacgtttagcatatgacagaggtgtcatttagctagttaggtggcagtaggctaagaaaaatagcaatctttcaaagttaacgttcatcagaatcttgggatatgccagcttgacaacgggagattagaactaacgactggcttttggccatagcaaccatccatttagaattagtaaccgcagtttgagaaattagttgaaatgtgtctgggaaaagtagttctacaaacaaaacagttctagcgattaaaacatttaaattagcaccggaaacgaacacaacgcagtggcaacagtggaataagcgggataatggacttcacgccgtgcggttattcaaagttaatgcacttttctagacggaacgtccctccgcttcgcgtcgggccgtatcaccgtctagaacgtgcattaactttgaataaccgcacggcgtgtcgtctattatcccgtacatatatatatatatttaattatatatatttaatcTGAACATGGGGGGGCGGGAGTGTTAATATTGCAACAATTACTTATAATctttaaacaaaacaatgctGGGAAAGGATGTTTGGAAACCAAAAAGAGTCATAAACCTTACATGATTCAGAGGAGTCATGTAAGGTTTACTTTTGTACCATATCTGGCAAGTAGTCTAGCTCATAAAATTATCAAAGAGGTTTATTTTTATGTATACAGTGGCGTTAGCTTAGACCAACATGTTTTAGGCACTCTTGTCAATAAAATGCTAGTTTACCTATACCTATACGCTACTTTAAAATTGCTTCTGTTGGTGGTTGTTTCTGGTATTTTGAAGAATGAACGGGAGGCCTGTACAACCCCTAGTGCCCTGGAGTGTGCTCCCGGGCTGACAGATGTAAGTAAGGTTCTCAAAACTCTTATCATTATCTGAAGAATGTTCTTGTCTATGAAAAGTCTCACCCAACATGAAAGTAATTTCCTTTTTCAAGCTTTTTGGTTCATATTGCCAACGTGTATTTTAAGGCTGCTCTACAGcctttggggcagccgtggcctactggttagggcttctgGCTTgcaaccggagggttgctggttcgatctccgaccagtccacggcggaagtgcccttgagcaaggcacctaacccctcactgctccccgagcgctgctggttgtgCAGGCAGCTTtttgctctgggttagtgtgtgattcacctcactgtgtgttcactaatttggttaaattgggttcaaaaaagtatatattctattccattctattCTACAGGTTGGAAATGGTAACTCCCACGACACTGTGGATACAGCAGATGCTGATGTAAGCTTTTTTCTCTTTAAAATGTCCATAGTAGACTTCCCATATGAAGTACTCTCTGTCAGCTACAGATAgttactgtacgtacacaccgcTGCCGACAAGAAGCTCGGGACGCCCTGCCAAGGATGGCGTGTGAAGCTTTGGacgctttggccgctctgacgtggGAGCATTCTATGTTCGATCATGTTTGTTGCCGGTCGTTTGCCGCTGAACTGCGTCAttgctcattaccataaagttgagccaaTTTCAACTTTCTGTTTGACGCtcaagtcgctcaagacgcccaaaacgcgatgCCGACGGATTGTTGACCATGCACTTCACACATGACTAGAAGATCAGATCTTTCAATCTGACACATTTGACCGCAGTCTCTAGAAGTCTGGCTGACTGTATTTTGGAGAGTGTTGGtctgaaataataatacaaatatgcatCATGTCTTCCACGGGTAATCTACTGTAAGTACAGTTTGTTCAGAAATGTTTGAGACCAAGGAATTCCAGAAGAATTAGTTGAAATGACGTAGAATGATCCATGTGGAATcttttgaatgtgtgtacacTGACCAGGAAACACTCAGATATATCTATAAAATGTTCtgtataaaatgtattgttCTGTCTGTTTTTATGTGACACTGTGTCActgacagttttttttaatttgtatttatttttctgcaCAGGACCAGACAGAAGACACAGAGAAGTCACCACAAAGGAAACAAAAACAGGATCATACATCACAGAGCCCTCAGCTGAGACTTCCATTAGAAACCAACAAGGACCAGGACATTACATCACAGAGCCCTCAGCTGAGACTTCCATTAGAAACCAACAAGGACCAGGACGTTACATCACAGACCCCACAGACCCCTCAGCTGAGACCTCCATTAGAAACCAACTGTGCCCTCAAGACTTCGGTAAGCCTTGGTTCATTTAAATCCATCTCTGCTCCTAGATAGCTTCAAACAGTACTCACTAATATTGCTGACACGCTCTATGGATTTGAAATGCAGTACATTTGCTTCAACGAGGAGAGtctcatgccaataaagcacacctttgtttgtttgtttgtttgtttgtttgtttgtttgttttataggTTTATGTGAGCCCAGTAAACCTCCTCCTCATTTGTACCTCAGAGGACGATCCAGAAGACCGTCCAGTCTCCCTTAGTGATGTAGCAGAGAGACCATCCCAACAGGTGCCCTTGCGCATGGTGTCAGTGAATCTTGAAGACTGCCGTGGAATGCTGGGGCCCGACGGAGTTTTTAAGATACAAACAGAAAACGAGGACCACAGTGATGAAGGCAGCTTTGACTACGACCAACACGATGataacgatgatgatgatgatgatgatgacgatggagACAGTCTTTATGACCCCACTAGTAAGTACAGATGGTAACGTTTCAGATGGTGACGTTAGTTGGGTTGAATTGAACCAGCACTCACGCCAACACCTCAGATCGGAAGTCGAGCAGGCTAGCAATCgggctaaaagcccaggctctCTTCCCAACGCTGCTCTGATGGCGTCAGGAGGGAGGTTAACTTATTCTTTTAGCAGAAACTTGCATGCAAtggcacacatatacataaacatatTCATTTGAGTGTTTGCTTTTTTGGATTGGCAAACAGGCTGATAAACCAAGAAGTTTCTTTATTTTTCGTATCAGCAAATTATAACCGACACAACTTTGGAGACACACTGACGCGTCCGACAGGATAACCTGCATGGATGTATCCGCAGAAGTCCACTCGGGCCTTTAGATTAGATAGTCGTTGAGGAAACTGTGTTAAACTGCGAGTCAGAGCAGGTGCCGCTTTCCTGCAGTGAGTGCGACAGGACCTTTCTCAAACTGAACTCCCTGAGGGCTCATCAGAGAAGACACAATGAAAAGACATCCCCTCGTCAAAGTCCCTGTGAGTCTAAAGCACAAGGACCAAAGAAGACTCGGAAATGCAAAGGTCAGACAGGCGAGAGAAAAACTGACCGTGTCAAGCCTTGAGTGCAGGGTTTGTGGAAAGGCATTTTCGTTCCCAAGCCAGCTTTCTATTCACTAGAGAGTGCATACCAGGAAAAAGCCGTCCACCACTGCCGTTTGAAAGTACAGATTTGAAAAAACCTTGTGAGAGAAATCTCAAAAGATCCCAGAAATCTTGTGAGTGTAAAGAGTGTGGCAAGTTGTTTTCAAGCGAATCGAATCTCAAACTTAACCAAagaatccacacaggagaaagacCTTACGCATGCACAGAGTGTAACAAGACGTTTGTGCACTTGCGTGACCACCAAAGAAGAAATACTCAGGATAGACCATATCAGTGCTCCATTTGCTCAAAGACATATAGAACAAAATCATTCATAAAAATCCACATACATTCAGATTCTGGAGAAAGACCATATTCTTGCACCCAGTGCATCAAGAGTTTTTCTAGTCCATCTGCCCTAAAAAGTCAtcagctctctcacacagatgAGAGGCCCTatctgtgtttgctgtgtggttgTAGATTTAAAACTACAGATGCCCTTAATAGCCACGAGGCAACACATACAGCAGTCAAATCTCATTGCGACACGACTTTCACAACTGATGCCATTCTGAAAAGGCACCTAAGAACTCACGAAGGAGAGAAACCATATAAATGGCCTGAGTGTTAGAACAGTTTTTCTCGCTTATAAAGTCTCATAAACCATAAACTGCGACACATTATCACTTTTGCTCTGTTTGCGGGAAGGCTTTTCGCATGCCTAGATGTTCTGAAGACGCACCAGAggattcacactggagagaaaccTTACCAGTGCACCAACTGTGGGGCGAAGTTCAGCTACGTACAAAGCCTGCAGTTAcacccagggggtcaggatttgactgattagcttcgccgattagcaaggcacttcctcgtcgccattttccagaaatacatcatgtccggtgccgttttctctgcgttttcctcatgctgattggtggctgttccactctcagctcatgcacgagcttagtgtgggcacgagctctccttctgtatcttacgtcaatcagtaacctagcacttaattggctaagtaaaacggcaccggaaacaagccccttgaaacgccatgttgaagcctgaaaaaattgttcaattttggcaattttcactagcctagcattcccattgaaatgaatgggggcgggacttgttcactttctccagttcttataatacctccattgTTACACCAGAAGAGGGAGCACACTGTCGGGCAGTCTCACAAGTGTTCACAATGTGGGGACAGAAAAAGCACAGGAACTCAAATCACATGAATGTGTTCAAAGAGTAATTTTACACACTCCGCACATtgatgaaaacaacacatttacaagaGGCCGTTGCTCAGTAGTGGACTTATTGTGTAAATGACAGGAGAAAATGTTATCTGGTGGAATTTTTTAGTGGTATCCCTAGCCCACAGTGTTACTTTTATGTGTTAAATTTATGTAGTGGGAATTCTACTACATCTGTAGTCTGtagccttttaaaaaaaataatattactattattattcaaGATTTGAGTATATTAAACATACATAGTTTTCTTCCATAGTCTTCATACCTGTACTGAAAAAAAATATCTCGGACTTCTCAGTTTCAGAGATTACAGTTAGCATCCAATTTAACCTCCTAGCCTCACTCAAACCTTGTGCTAACAGTAGCCTGTGCGCATGGACCTGGCTGCTCGCAGCCACTTTTACATGCTGCCATGGTAACAACACCTCCCTGTTCCGAACAATCACATAACAGGACATGGGAAACAGCAGCAATGTACAAATGGCTGGCGGCAATTGACCTAtggctaagtcccgccccctccACTCACTCGGACAAACAGTCAACATTCGGTGACAGGCGCTAGGGCAGCCAACCCAGTAGGAGAAATTTCACAGGAGACAATACAGATACGTTAATGAAGCTATAAGCTCTAAAAGTTAACATTAGTATAACTAGAGCCCTTTGGACAACAGCTAACCGTCATGTACGATTGCCAAAGTACAAAAACTAGCACATAACATGCCAATGAACTCCCagcaaacaaaccagctagcaAATTAAAACGCTAATTAAAGGCTCTACCAGGTCATATCGAGAATAATGCATGACggaaataactgtggactaactgtggataacttgtagaccataaaggtaagagttaattgtctttacgtttagctatgttcgCTGTCTAGCTTTTCAATGTGGCTAGCATCAGTTGTAATGTGATCATGTGAAAGCTTGATAGGACAGACGACCATGAGTTCATGCTTTGTTTTATCGCTGGAGGATAGCCTATGACAACTGATTGCATTCCTTGCTAGTCAACGTTAAATGACTGCAAGTTTTGTGGATTTTTGAACATTGTCATGTGTTGTCTCTGCTATTATTAACCCCCCAAACGACGGGTTAAttgctgtgctgtagtgtgaaAGCACCTAGCGACATGTACAACGCACCTAGAAGCTAACGTTTTCGTTAACGTTGCCTAATGTTAGCTAACATTGGCCTAACCTTGGTTAAAGAGGTGTTGAACATAGCGTTCAAACACGTTGTTGACTTGGAAAAACGTATTCATGTTATCCACGTTTATTTGGTGTTGAGGTCTACTGTCTTATCCAGAGCAGACGCTTATCTCGGTTGAAATGTGGCTTAGGAAAGGGTAAAAAATACACACGGTCGCCCAGCTTCTTGGGATACATTGTGTCGGGGTTGCATGTACCCCATGCACACCGTTTTACAATTTAAAACTTAAAATGTCaagaaaaaacatataaaaacgaATGAAAACTGACCGactgcaatgcatttcaatggacgTGGAAGCCGAGAATCTCCGAGTGTATTGTACCTATATGCCCACTGTGATTGGCTCGTTGCGTTTGGGGGCGTGGTTTAGCCATAGGTGAATTGCAGACACATACCAGGGGTCCTTCAAGCTAGCAGTTGCAACTTCAGTTTGATTTCCCCATCAATGTCAAACATGACTGATTTAAGCTCtatacacaacaacacagcttACTGTAACTGGATCAAACACTGCAAAACAGACAGGGCAAAACAGTGCAAAGCTCAGAAGATCACTAATCAGACTTGATTCCGAAAGGCAAAATATAAtcaaaaaacataaaatcacAAAAACGAGTACAATTGAGGTACAGAAAGGACATGCCACTTGACTAAAAAAGTAATTCAATACTAATATCATGACTGAGCGAGAAAACATTTCCAAATTGAGCAATAGTAACTGACACTACAGCTCAAGGAAGGTGATGCTTCCACCACAGTAATTAGCGTGTTATGACTTAACATGCATTTTCAGTGTCATCCAAGGCACTTCGCCTTTACAGTCACATATAATTGGGGCTCAAACTGAAAAAATGATATTCGATTGGATGGTGTCATAGTTATAGGAGATTGCTTCTTAGGGGTAGATTGTATATAACAAGAGATATTCTGTGCTGAATTCCATCCTGGTTTTGGGAAATagctgtgatttttttttttgtttgtttcagctGAACCCCTGGACTCCTGTTCTGATGATGGAGACACCGCTTGTGCACCTGAGAAGCAAAGAAGAGATGAACGGACAGAACAGACAGAGTCGGAGCAGAAGCTGCATTcctgcagtgagtgtgacaggaCCTTTCTCAAGCTGAACTCCCTGAGGGCTCATCAGAGAAGACATAATGAAAAGACGTCCCCTCCTCAAAGTCCCTGTGAGTCTAAAGAACAAGGACAACGGATATGCCTTGAGCGCAAAGGCCAGAAAGGCGAGAGAAAAACTGTCAAGCTTCATGAGTGCAGGGATTGTGGAAAGGCATTTTCGTTCCTAAGCCAGCTTTCTATTCACCAGAAAGTGCATATCAGAAAAAAGCTGTCCACTACTACCGTGTTGGAAAGCACGGTGTCGTCCAACAGGCCATCGCCTCGCAAGAAAAGTTTCAAGCATGCCCAGAAATCTTGTGAGTGTAAAGAGTGTGGCAAACTGCTTTCAAGCCCTTCAAATCTCATTGTTCATCAAagaatccacacaggagaaatgCCTTATACATGCACTGTATGTAACAAGGCTTTTACACAGTTAGGCAACTTCCGTGAACACCAAAGAAGGCATACACAGGATAGACCATATAAGTGCCCCCATTGCCCAAAGAGTTTTATAATATCAACTAGATTAAAAATACACATACGGGTTCACAGTGGGGAAAGACCATACTCCTGCACCGAGTGCACCAAGAGCTTCACCAGCTTGATTACGCTTAAGTCGCATCAGAAATGTCACTCAGATGATAAGCCTTTTCTGTGTTTGCAGTGCGGTAGAAGATTCAAATGGAGATGCAACCTCGCCATTCACAAGTTAAAGcatacaggagaaaaacctcACCTCTGTCAGTATTGTGGCAAGACTTTCTCAAGCTCCACTAAACTGGTCGTACATCAGAGATGTCACACAGGAGAGAAACCATATAAATGCCCAGAGTGTAAGGACAGTTTTTCTCGCTTATGCCATCTCCAAAACCATAAACTGCGACACACGGGGGAAAAACGTCACCTTTGCTCAATTTGTGGGAAGGCTTTCGCTCGCCTAGATGTTCTGAAGACGCACCAGAGagttcacactggagagaaaccTTACCAGTGCACCATATGTGAGGAGAAATTCAGCTACATACAAAGCCTGCAGTCACACCAGAAGAGAGGGCATGCTGTCAGCAAATCTCACAATTGTTCACAATGTGGCGACAGCTTTAGAAAGGCACAGGAACTCAAAtcacatgaatgccttcagGGTGGAAACAGTTGAGCTGGCTCTTGAGCACGAGAATTTCATTACTTAAAATTCCTTTCCTGGTGAATTCCGTTGACAGTTAACAACTTCAACTTCCTTTAGTGAACTCTGAGAGGCTGTAGACCAGCAGTATTTCAAAGGGACATTTGGGTGgctagaatagaataaaatatatacttttttgatcctgtgggaaattcgtttctctgcatttaacccaatttaaccgaattagtgaacacacagcgcacagtgaacacacagtgaggtgaatcacacattaacccggagcagtgagctgaccggggcacttcagccgtggactggtcggcgatcgaaccggcaaccctccggttacaagcctgaagccctaaccagtaggccacggctgccccacggCTGACGACACAAAAAGACATACTCTGGACGTCGGTGTTACAAGGGGCTGTTGGTCAGTAGTGGTGCGAATCAAAGGGGGGGTTGACCAAATTGTTCCCTCCGCCAGGTGGTAATGTTTGCGTTTTGGTtcgtctttctgttttttttctgtgtgtctatgtgcagtaTTACCTCACAACTATTGGCTTGATTTCCACAAAATGTCTTGGAGCCGATCTAGCCACACCCCTATATGTTTACTTAGTGGCCATTCTGCAGCCATTGTTGGTTGGTTTGGTGGTTTTTTTAGAGTAAAGATTTATGGATGATGTTCAACAGAAGGTGGTttaagtatatatatttttctaaattaaatcatttgacttgTTGAGTCAGTGTCAGAGATCAGATAACTGTTACGAACATCCATTTTGATACCTCAGCCACAGCACGCCTGTTGCTGCAAGGTTCCAGGCCCAGGCTAGAATATGTGCTACACACAACAGAAGTTACATcttttttaattgtgtttttttccctgatGGGTGGGTGTGATTAACTTTTACAtttgtcaaagtcaaagtcaaagtaaactTTATTATCCCAAAAGGGAAATTCAAATGGTCAAGGTGCATTTGTACAAACATGTCTTAAGACAAGGAAGACAAAACTTGGagacaaataaa from Sardina pilchardus chromosome 1, fSarPil1.1, whole genome shotgun sequence includes:
- the LOC134075146 gene encoding zinc finger and SCAN domain-containing protein 2-like, whose product is MEALELRLRESEVDSERVLGDQVEANRLLRQQLDDLQTRLDEKEKQLIEANEIIRALRDEVQILHQQLVHQTPHQQLEHQTPHQQLEQQTPHQQLEHQTPHQQLEQQTPHQQLEQQTPHQQLVHQTPHQQLEQQTPHQQLVHQTPHQQLEQQTPHQQLEHQTPHQQLEHQTPHQQLEHQTPHQQLEHQTPHQQLEHQTPHQQLEQQRRLKLTHPSTAALSAPRTRAPNRFVTFRVCLLPDPHMHMSRQKGKVFRKIKVPLDLSAKEFQDVIRGAFPKLGNNNFQFVKVDVLRRIKALQVSPVTPSVLKSSGELRRSALYILPKNEREACTTPSALECAPGLTDVGNGNSHDTVDTADADDQTEDTEKSPQRKQKQDHTSQSPQLRLPLETNKDQDITSQSPQLRLPLETNKDQDVTSQTPQTPQLRPPLETNCALKTSVYVSPVNLLLICTSEDDPEDRPVSLSDVAERPSQQVPLRMVSVNLEDCRGMLGPDGVFKIQTENEDHSDEGSFDYDQHDDNDDDDDDDDDGDSLYDPTTEPLDSCSDDGDTACAPEKQRRDERTEQTESEQKLHSCSECDRTFLKLNSLRAHQRRHNEKTSPPQSPCESKEQGQRICLERKGQKGERKTVKLHECRDCGKAFSFLSQLSIHQKVHIRKKLSTTTVLESTVSSNRPSPRKKSFKHAQKSCECKECGKLLSSPSNLIVHQRIHTGEMPYTCTVCNKAFTQLGNFREHQRRHTQDRPYKCPHCPKSFIISTRLKIHIRVHSGERPYSCTECTKSFTSLITLKSHQKCHSDDKPFLCLQCGRRFKWRCNLAIHKLKHTGEKPHLCQYCGKTFSSSTKLVVHQRCHTGEKPYKCPECKDSFSRLCHLQNHKLRHTGEKRHLCSICGKAFARLDVLKTHQRVHTGEKPYQCTICEEKFSYIQSLQSHQKRGHAVSKSHNCSQCGDSFRKAQELKSHECLQGGNS